In a single window of the Debaryomyces hansenii CBS767 chromosome A complete sequence genome:
- a CDS encoding exosome component 3'-5' exonuclease (similar to uniprot|Q12149 Saccharomyces cerevisiae YOR001W RRP6 Exonuclease component of the nuclear exosome) codes for MSDIPSVSTFDDILPNVVQTVRNSSSLAAQDINFYKSLDSDLSKKIDESAKSLLDISNKLIHCSFDDVKDVPFGKDNISSHANWNPIANVLDNIFEKIDIAFDQAQNANSRKANAEAKGFTYLEDSNTINDSSNKHQGKRMVKPQINFRNKVDNSETHPFKPKISSKPNELKSFDESTKLIVPMKQEESNDIDPEYYVQPYEFEIDSQPYPDSILTKKEPIPSKPWSKTSAIWVDSVDVLNEMISLLSEQSEIAIDLEHHDYRSYYGIVCLMQISSRDQDWIIDTLKLRDDLESLNKVFTNPDIVKVFHGAFMDIIWLQRDLGLYIVSLFDTYHASKKLGFPKFSLAYLLETFANFKTSKKYQLADWRIRPLSPPMLAYARSDTHFLLNIYDQLRNKLIDAGANRLQEVLYESRQVAKRRFEYTKFRPLSTSGGKVSCPVMANNPKEPFSSILLQYNVPYHKKPLIEALYNWRDALAKRDDESVRYIMSNQLLVSLSSLSQPVDVQKVLGVSNYISDYVRQNAKDLANLIENTLKSMADSDWELVDKWNDISKAADNDKMNISDDDLDKIISRSKAFEDIYAHNKNVLFFDGTELLSNKSALFSELLNNNNDSFSVEYDVEKNKVINHTSGDYKDRLDYASKNLQPNPIIISPEISHRNEQHDEPKKPYIDETHAGKSSTVLKDEEMDPNEVITLRKTQKQKTPKAEIKQTAENDAFDYNNANKILLDSSIRNSSRKEKPKKRSFDPYGKDAEGPKGAKKARRPNTGKTSTFSTKK; via the coding sequence ATGTCGGATATACCAAGTGTAAGCACTTTTGATGACATATTACCGAATGTTGTTCAGACGGTCAGAAATTCCTCTTCATTAGCGGCCCAGGATATCAATTTTTACAAATCATTGGATTCAGATTTATCCAAAAAGATTGATGAATCCGCCAAAAGCTTATTagatatttctaataagCTTATTCATTGTTCTTTTGATGATGTAAAGGATGTACCATTTGGTAAggataatatttcatccCATGCTAACTGGAATCCTATAGCAAATGttcttgataatatatTCGAGAAGATCGACATCGCCTTCGATCAAGCTCAAAATGCAAATTCACGTAAAGCGAATGCTGAAGCAAAAGGGTTTACTTACTTAGAGGATTCTAATACTATCAATGATAGTTCTAATAAGCATCAAGGAAAGAGAATGGTAAAGCCACAAATTAATTTTCGTAATAAAGTTGATAATTCAGAAACACATCCGTTTAAGCCCAAGATCTCATCCAAGCCTAACgaattgaaatcttttgaCGAGTCTACAAAATTAATTGTTCCTATGAAACAAGAGGAatcaaatgatattgatcCAGAATATTATGTGCAACCATacgaatttgaaattgacaGCCAACCTTATCCGGACTCAATTTTGACTAAAAAAGAGCCTATACCCTCAAAGCCATGGCTGAAAACATCAGCCATATGGGTGGACTCGGTTGACGTGTTAAATGAGATGATATCGTTATTGTCAGAACAATCTGAAATTGCGATTGATTTGGAACATCATGATTATAGGTCCTATTATGGTATAGTGTGTCTCATGCAAATTTCTAGTAGAGATCAAGACTGGATTATTGatactttgaaattgagGGATGACTTGGAAAGCTTGAATAAAGTCTTTACTAACCCCGACATTGTTAAAGTGTTTCATGGTGCGTTTATGGATATTATTTGGTTGCAAAGAGACTTGGGACTATACATTGtctcattatttgataCTTATCATGCATCTAAGAAGCTAGGATTTCCAAAGTTTTCCCTAGCTTACTTGTTAGAGACATTTGCAAACTTTAAGACTTCAAAGAAATACCAACTAGCAGATTGGAGAATCAGGCCTCTATCCCCTCCCATGCTTGCATACGCAAGATCCGACACTCATTTCTTGTTGAACATCTATGATCAATTAAggaataaattaatagacGCAGGAGCTAACAGATTACAAGAAGTGTTATACGAATCACGCCAAGTTGCTAAGAGAAGGTTTGAATATACAAAATTCCGTCCGTTATCAACTTCCGGAGGAAAAGTTTCTTGTCCTGTAATGGCAAATAATCCCAAAGAACCGTTTTCGTCAATATTATTGCAATATAATGTGCCTTATCATAAAAAACCGTTAATCGAAGCTTTATATAATTGGAGAGATGCTTTGGCTAAAAGAGACGATGAGTCAGTTAGATATATCATGTCTAATCAATTGCTAGTCAGCTTGTCGTCGTTAAGCCAACCAGTAGATGTACAAAAGGTCTTAGGAGTTTCGAATTATATTTCAGATTATGTAAGACAAAATGCAAAGGACTTGGCTAACTTAATAGAAAATACCTTAAAGAGTATGGCAGATAGCGACTGGGAATTAGTCGATAAGTGGAATGACATATCGAAAGCTgctgataatgataaaatgaatattaGTGATGATGACCTTGATAAGATCATATCGAGGTCAAAGGCATTTGAAGACATATATGCACATAATAAAAACGTTTTATTTTTTGACGGAACTGAGTTGTTAAGTAATAAATCTGCGTTGTTTTCAGAACTTCtcaataacaataatgacCTGTTTTCAGTTGAGTATGACGTAGAAAAGAATAAAGTTATAAACCATACTTCTGGGGATTACAAAGACAGACTAGATTATGCATCAAAAAACCTTCAACCCAATCCAATTATAATATCTCCTGAAATTTCTCATAGAAATGAGCAACATGATGAACCTAAAAAGCCATACATTGACGAAACCCATGCTGGAAAGAGCTCGACAgttttgaaagatgaagaaatggatCCAAATGAAGTCATTACGCTTCGTAAGACTCAAAAACAAAAAACACCGAAGGCGGAAATTAAACAAACGGCGGAAAATGACGCTTTTGACTAcaataatgcaaataaaatattactCGATTCATCAATTAGAAATAGTTCCCGTAAAGAAAAACCGAAAAAGAGATCGTTTGATCCGTATGGTAAAGACGCAGAGGGACCAAAAGGAGCCAAAAAAGCACGAAGGCCAAATACCGGTAAGACATCTACATTCtcaacaaaaaaataa